A single genomic interval of Lewinellaceae bacterium harbors:
- a CDS encoding geranylgeranyl reductase family protein, translating to MIKTDACIIGAGPGGVAAALKLSYLGISSVLIDKATFPRDKVCGDAISGKVTTLLNRLDPDILERFNRQSIQLDVWGIKFVAPNRKELSIPFQPNYVRNARMAPGYVARRHDFDNFLADEVRRRENIRFFEGQAAEQYSRSERGWLVSGQAGAFEVDARMLIVADGAHSAFSRKVAGLQLDLRHHAAAVRAYFANVENLSADNFIELHFIQSITPGYFWIFPLPGGHANVGLGMRSDILRRRKLNLRKALFEVIEAHPVLRERFKNAQLVGEVKGYGLPLGSKRRPLSGAHYMLVGDAGHLVDPLTGEGIGNAFYSGFIAAEQLQQCLAADDFSASFLKAYDQRVSRVLGSEMRLSYRLQKMLAYPWLVNLLANIIAGNRRVAALLSGMYNDFALREQLVKPWFWMKMFFRR from the coding sequence ATGATAAAAACCGACGCCTGTATTATTGGAGCCGGCCCCGGAGGAGTAGCGGCTGCCCTGAAGTTGAGTTATCTGGGGATATCCTCCGTGCTGATCGATAAAGCCACCTTTCCCCGGGACAAGGTTTGCGGGGACGCCATAAGCGGAAAAGTGACCACCCTGCTCAACCGGCTGGACCCCGATATCCTGGAGCGTTTCAACCGGCAATCCATACAGTTGGACGTATGGGGGATCAAGTTCGTGGCGCCCAACCGCAAGGAGTTGAGCATCCCTTTCCAGCCCAACTATGTCCGCAATGCCAGAATGGCGCCTGGCTACGTCGCCCGGCGCCACGACTTTGACAATTTCCTGGCCGATGAAGTGCGCCGAAGAGAAAACATCCGGTTTTTTGAAGGCCAGGCCGCCGAACAGTATTCGCGTTCGGAAAGAGGGTGGCTGGTATCGGGCCAGGCGGGAGCGTTTGAGGTAGATGCCCGGATGCTGATCGTTGCCGACGGGGCGCATTCGGCTTTTAGCCGCAAGGTGGCGGGCCTGCAGCTGGACCTTCGGCACCACGCCGCCGCCGTGCGGGCCTACTTTGCCAATGTAGAAAACCTCAGCGCCGATAATTTTATTGAATTGCACTTCATCCAGTCGATCACACCGGGTTATTTCTGGATTTTCCCCCTGCCCGGAGGGCACGCTAATGTGGGGTTGGGGATGCGCAGCGACATTCTGCGCCGGCGGAAGCTCAATTTGCGCAAAGCCCTGTTCGAGGTGATCGAAGCGCACCCCGTTTTGCGGGAGCGTTTCAAAAATGCCCAATTGGTGGGGGAGGTTAAGGGGTATGGCCTGCCGCTGGGGTCCAAACGCCGGCCCCTCTCCGGCGCCCATTACATGCTGGTCGGCGATGCCGGCCACCTGGTGGACCCGCTAACCGGGGAAGGCATCGGCAATGCTTTCTACAGTGGGTTTATTGCCGCAGAGCAACTGCAGCAATGCCTGGCGGCCGATGACTTTTCAGCCTCCTTCCTCAAAGCTTACGACCAAAGGGTGAGCCGGGTGCTGGGTTCCGAAATGCGCCTGAGCTACCGCCTGCAGAAGATGCTGGCCTACCCCTGGCTGGTCAACCTCCTGGCCAATATCATTGCCGGCAACCGCCGGGTGGCTGCCTTGCTTTCGGGCATGTACAACGATTTTGCACTCAGAGAACAACTGGTTAAACCCTGGTTCTGGATGAAAATGTTCTTCAGGCGATAG
- a CDS encoding prohibitin family protein, with amino-acid sequence MGQGKLITTGIVVFVALIVILIFSNATFLTIEAGERGVLFKRFGGGLEKENIYAPGFHVIAPWNIMYVYDIREQQINEDMSVLSSNGLNIEVDVTVRVNPNYGRIGDLHEKFGPQYIERLVRPEIRSSVREMIGQFTPEELYSTKRNEVQALIQSDLEKSLGNNFIDLKATLIRDIALPDKVREAIETKIEAEQSALKYDYILQQERKEAERKIIEAEAKAESNRILSASLTDKILKDKGIEATLELAKSGNSKVVIVGGDGSGGLPLILGGN; translated from the coding sequence ATGGGACAAGGTAAATTAATCACCACCGGGATTGTGGTTTTTGTAGCGCTGATCGTAATCCTTATTTTTTCTAATGCTACTTTTTTAACCATCGAGGCCGGCGAGCGCGGCGTGCTCTTCAAACGGTTTGGCGGAGGCCTGGAAAAGGAGAACATCTACGCTCCCGGCTTCCACGTCATCGCGCCCTGGAATATCATGTACGTCTACGATATTCGGGAACAACAGATCAACGAAGACATGTCCGTCCTGTCGAGCAACGGCCTGAACATCGAAGTAGATGTGACCGTGCGGGTAAACCCCAATTACGGCCGCATCGGCGACCTGCACGAAAAGTTCGGCCCCCAGTACATCGAGCGCCTCGTCCGGCCCGAGATTCGTTCTTCCGTGCGGGAAATGATCGGCCAGTTTACGCCGGAAGAGTTGTACTCCACCAAGCGCAATGAAGTGCAGGCTTTGATACAGTCTGACCTGGAGAAGAGCCTGGGCAATAACTTCATAGACCTGAAGGCCACCCTCATCCGGGATATTGCCCTGCCCGACAAAGTGCGGGAGGCCATCGAAACCAAGATCGAAGCGGAGCAATCCGCCCTGAAATACGATTACATCCTCCAGCAGGAGCGCAAAGAGGCGGAGCGCAAGATCATCGAAGCGGAAGCCAAGGCCGAGTCCAACCGCATCCTCAGCGCCAGCCTCACCGATAAAATCCTCAAGGATAAAGGCATCGAAGCTACCCTCGAACTGGCTAAATCCGGAAATTCCAAAGTGGTCATCGTCGGCGGCGACGGAAGCGGCGGCCTGCCGCTGATCCTGGGGGGGAATTAA
- a CDS encoding cytochrome c: MKQWFVFLALAVFALACGNSENEGQLAANAGIAQKPDGEKIYKQYCVTCHGIYGDMGAAGAYNLRETQLSLEERVAVITKGRNAMTPFETLLKKKEIKAVAEYVATLGEK, from the coding sequence ATGAAGCAATGGTTTGTTTTCCTGGCGCTGGCTGTTTTTGCCCTGGCGTGCGGGAATTCCGAAAATGAAGGGCAACTGGCTGCCAATGCCGGAATAGCGCAAAAGCCCGATGGAGAAAAGATTTATAAACAATACTGCGTAACTTGCCATGGTATTTACGGAGACATGGGCGCTGCCGGCGCCTACAACCTCCGCGAGACCCAACTGAGCCTGGAAGAAAGAGTTGCCGTGATCACCAAAGGGCGCAATGCCATGACCCCCTTTGAAACCCTGCTGAAAAAGAAGGAGATCAAAGCGGTGGCGGAATACGTCGCCACCCTCGGAGAAAAATAA
- a CDS encoding anhydro-N-acetylmuramic acid kinase: protein MPQQEYYAVGLMSGSSLDGLDMAYCRFLADTGRKGSEITGWSLLLGETVAFSEEWRQRLAALPESSARELALAHAQFGRYVGNLVSGFLDKHRIEPAFIASHGHTIFHYPEEGMTLQIGDGAAIAAATGYPTIDNFRMQDVAFGGQGAPIAPIADKLLFPEYDLMLNLGGIANMTYKSPDRYIAFDIIGANQVLNALAGLRGLPYDDGGRLAASGKLLPALLGKMEQLDFFKKDYPKSLGNDWVREAMSAPYLDYDASVEDRLHTACIQVARQIAADLDKILKREGAAGRRLKMMATGGGVFNAFLMRCIREECEKACSLEIEASAGKVAAFKEAALMALMGVLRLVNVPNCLPTVTNAARAAIGGAVHQGWRRYV from the coding sequence ATGCCACAACAGGAATATTACGCCGTCGGCCTGATGTCTGGAAGCTCCCTTGACGGGCTCGACATGGCGTACTGCCGGTTCCTGGCGGATACTGGCAGGAAGGGTTCTGAAATAACCGGCTGGTCTTTGCTCCTGGGCGAGACGGTTGCATTCAGCGAAGAATGGCGGCAACGCCTGGCCGCCTTGCCGGAGAGCAGCGCCCGGGAGCTTGCCCTGGCCCACGCCCAGTTTGGCCGCTATGTAGGCAACCTGGTTTCCGGTTTTCTGGACAAGCACCGCATCGAGCCGGCTTTTATCGCTTCCCACGGCCACACCATATTTCACTACCCGGAAGAAGGCATGACCCTGCAGATCGGCGACGGTGCCGCCATCGCGGCCGCCACCGGTTATCCGACGATCGACAACTTTCGGATGCAGGACGTGGCTTTTGGCGGGCAGGGCGCGCCAATTGCGCCCATCGCCGACAAGCTGTTGTTCCCGGAATACGACCTTATGCTCAATCTGGGAGGAATTGCCAACATGACCTATAAAAGCCCTGACCGCTATATCGCTTTTGACATTATCGGGGCCAATCAGGTACTCAATGCTTTGGCGGGCCTGCGCGGCCTGCCTTACGATGACGGGGGGCGGCTGGCGGCAAGCGGCAAGCTGCTGCCTGCCCTGCTGGGAAAAATGGAGCAACTCGATTTTTTCAAAAAGGATTACCCCAAGTCGCTGGGCAACGACTGGGTCCGCGAAGCCATGTCCGCCCCTTACCTCGATTATGATGCTTCGGTGGAAGACCGCCTGCATACCGCCTGCATTCAGGTGGCCCGGCAGATCGCCGCCGACCTCGATAAAATCCTGAAAAGAGAAGGCGCCGCCGGCCGCCGGTTGAAGATGATGGCCACCGGAGGAGGTGTTTTTAACGCATTTTTGATGCGCTGCATCCGGGAGGAGTGTGAAAAAGCATGTTCCCTGGAGATAGAGGCCTCCGCCGGGAAGGTTGCAGCGTTCAAAGAAGCGGCGCTGATGGCGCTGATGGGGGTACTTCGCCTCGTTAATGTCCCCAATTGCCTGCCTACCGTCACCAATGCGGCGCGCGCAGCCATTGGCGGGGCTGTTCATCAGGGATGGAGGAGGTATGTGTAA
- a CDS encoding NAD-dependent epimerase/dehydratase family protein, with protein sequence MTEGTSAKDTPILITGATGFVGSYLLRYLLHQGYRHLRAMRRESSSTVLLGPAAEQVEWVEGDLTDPVFVEEAMSGMKKVYHCAAVVSFDPRKAEQMMQTNGEGTANIVNSALHHSIGKLLHVSSISTLGRAHNGMKLSEKDVWQRSRFNTHYGTSKYLAEQEVWRGMAEGLSVAIVNPSVILGSGKWDEGTAHIFKTAAKGLAFYPEGATGFVDVRDVARFSVQLMESDIEGQRFILNAENQTYKWLIDTICQHVGATPPSYKATLPLRAVAWRLAWLYSRLAGKPPLLTRETATQSSRTFYYENQKSLQAFPFAYHPIEKTIAETCRQLLEAREEGFAAKVLPF encoded by the coding sequence ATGACCGAAGGAACCTCTGCCAAAGATACACCTATACTGATCACCGGGGCAACGGGCTTTGTAGGCTCTTACCTGCTGCGTTATCTGTTGCATCAGGGCTACCGGCATTTAAGGGCGATGCGCCGCGAGAGCAGTTCCACCGTTCTGCTGGGGCCGGCGGCTGAGCAAGTAGAATGGGTAGAGGGGGACCTCACCGACCCGGTATTTGTAGAGGAGGCCATGAGCGGCATGAAAAAAGTTTACCATTGCGCGGCAGTAGTCTCTTTCGACCCCCGGAAGGCAGAGCAAATGATGCAAACCAATGGAGAAGGGACCGCTAATATTGTGAATTCGGCGCTGCACCACAGCATCGGCAAGCTATTGCACGTCAGTTCCATCTCTACCCTGGGCCGGGCGCACAACGGCATGAAGTTGAGCGAAAAGGACGTATGGCAGCGCAGCCGCTTCAATACGCACTATGGCACCAGCAAGTACCTGGCCGAACAGGAAGTGTGGCGCGGAATGGCGGAAGGGCTGAGCGTGGCCATTGTCAACCCCTCGGTTATTCTGGGCAGCGGGAAGTGGGATGAAGGCACCGCCCACATCTTCAAAACGGCCGCCAAAGGCCTGGCCTTTTATCCGGAAGGCGCCACCGGTTTTGTCGATGTGCGCGATGTGGCTCGTTTTTCGGTTCAGCTCATGGAAAGCGACATCGAGGGCCAGCGCTTCATTCTCAATGCCGAAAACCAAACCTATAAATGGCTGATAGACACCATCTGCCAGCATGTGGGCGCCACTCCGCCATCCTACAAAGCTACCCTTCCTTTGCGAGCAGTGGCCTGGCGGCTTGCCTGGCTCTATTCCCGCCTCGCCGGCAAGCCCCCTCTTCTCACCCGGGAAACGGCCACCCAATCCAGCCGCACGTTCTACTACGAGAACCAGAAGTCCCTCCAAGCCTTTCCTTTTGCCTATCATCCCATCGAAAAAACGATTGCCGAAACCTGCCGGCAACTGCTGGAAGCGCGGGAGGAGGGGTTTGCGGCTAAGGTGCTGCCGTTTTAA
- a CDS encoding GAF domain-containing protein — translation MEANMIIQGEKSLSESRKMPLEKEEDVFKEIGVGRVPFSSVLSFQPLIREIEKKAKEGNPTEAAIAGIVLQKLEEAPALLQPIKNRAVLKKNKELVGLMMMMVIPGSMRKKQLVKASAPFDMNPIFCTPALEELMQAKKVKYVLNNSNNIIYCAMVVNACSMILNKFYGQNINVDPPIALSIQPDGYSLERHFKTQLDAQYVDIKQIKPLRPLSQEQINSLLSNIYDVDLWLKHIPPENFEFQGFIIGTLIDITEEEALSRLKYSLLERDAVVDSDKVQRLQHLIRTYFDLPELRLGVTAIDYPAENSVGHKYKIRFDFLSSRHECLLAPENKNSIYEKACRYKEVLLIEDLEEVSNKTPIEKDLLEEGIRSIIVAPLFNKDEHVIGLLEIGSPRPFELHSFIELKFKEITGLFSMAVERSREEIDNRVEAIIREQYTAVHPSVEWKFIETSYNLLDKRERDPKNATVEPIVFHDVYPLYGQADIVSSSEKRNYAIQADLTDNLERASRILKLGMKLGRFPLLNQFLIKAERDHKGLREEFNSNDESRIVEWLQSEIHPLFYQLRAKYPELAGPISSYFEYLDPELGIVYRERKAYEDSVTLINNTIANYLEQQEKEAQKILPHYFEKYKTDGVEYDMYVGQSLLKRDRFSMMHLRNLRLAQLIDMCEVTRIVENMQGQLQVPLRTAQLIFVYSTPLSIRFRMDEKQFDVDGAYNVRYEILKKRIDKSLIEGTDERLTQAGKVAIVYLQEKERQEYLEYIDYLIHEGYVANEVEDLHIGKLQGVQGLQALRITVKLPK, via the coding sequence ATGGAAGCCAATATGATCATACAGGGCGAGAAATCCTTGTCCGAAAGCCGTAAGATGCCATTGGAAAAAGAAGAGGATGTGTTTAAGGAAATCGGCGTTGGCCGGGTTCCGTTTTCATCCGTATTGAGTTTTCAGCCCTTGATCCGCGAGATCGAAAAGAAAGCCAAAGAAGGCAACCCCACGGAGGCTGCCATAGCCGGCATCGTGCTCCAAAAGCTGGAGGAAGCGCCTGCTTTGCTCCAACCGATCAAGAACCGGGCCGTATTGAAAAAAAACAAAGAACTCGTCGGCCTGATGATGATGATGGTCATCCCTGGTTCTATGCGCAAGAAGCAACTGGTCAAAGCATCGGCGCCCTTCGACATGAACCCCATCTTCTGTACCCCGGCTCTGGAAGAGCTGATGCAGGCAAAGAAAGTGAAGTATGTGCTCAACAACAGCAACAACATCATTTACTGCGCCATGGTCGTCAATGCCTGCAGCATGATCCTGAATAAATTTTACGGGCAGAACATCAATGTAGATCCACCGATCGCCCTGTCTATCCAGCCGGATGGCTATTCGCTGGAACGGCATTTCAAGACCCAGCTCGATGCGCAGTACGTCGACATCAAACAGATCAAGCCCTTGCGGCCACTGAGCCAGGAGCAAATCAACAGCTTGCTGAGCAATATTTACGATGTCGACTTGTGGCTGAAGCACATCCCCCCCGAAAACTTCGAGTTTCAGGGCTTTATCATCGGCACCCTGATCGACATCACCGAGGAAGAAGCCCTCTCGAGGCTGAAATACAGCCTCCTGGAAAGAGATGCGGTGGTAGATTCCGATAAGGTGCAGCGGCTTCAGCATCTGATCCGCACCTATTTTGACCTGCCTGAACTGAGGCTGGGAGTAACGGCTATCGATTACCCGGCGGAAAACAGCGTGGGCCACAAATATAAGATCCGCTTCGATTTTCTGTCCAGCCGTCATGAATGCCTGCTGGCGCCGGAAAACAAAAACTCCATCTATGAAAAGGCCTGCCGGTACAAGGAAGTCCTCCTGATTGAAGACCTGGAGGAGGTAAGCAATAAGACGCCGATTGAAAAAGACCTGCTGGAGGAGGGAATAAGAAGCATCATTGTCGCGCCATTGTTCAACAAGGACGAGCACGTGATCGGCCTGCTGGAGATCGGCTCTCCCCGGCCATTTGAGTTGCACAGTTTCATAGAACTGAAATTCAAGGAGATCACCGGGCTGTTCAGCATGGCGGTCGAACGCAGCCGGGAGGAAATCGACAACCGGGTGGAGGCCATCATCCGGGAGCAGTACACCGCCGTCCACCCCAGTGTGGAATGGAAGTTTATAGAGACCTCCTATAACCTGCTGGACAAAAGGGAGCGCGACCCTAAAAACGCCACTGTCGAGCCTATTGTCTTCCACGATGTTTACCCGCTTTACGGGCAGGCTGACATCGTCAGCTCTTCGGAAAAACGCAACTATGCCATACAGGCCGACCTGACCGACAACCTGGAACGGGCCTCCCGGATCCTTAAACTCGGCATGAAACTGGGGCGCTTTCCGCTGCTCAACCAGTTTCTGATCAAGGCGGAACGGGACCACAAAGGCCTGCGCGAAGAGTTCAATTCCAACGACGAATCGCGGATCGTCGAATGGCTCCAGTCTGAAATACATCCTTTGTTTTACCAGCTCCGGGCCAAATACCCGGAACTGGCGGGGCCGATCTCCAGCTATTTCGAATACCTGGACCCGGAACTGGGCATTGTCTACCGGGAACGGAAGGCCTACGAGGACAGCGTCACCCTGATCAACAACACCATTGCCAACTACCTGGAGCAGCAGGAGAAGGAAGCGCAGAAAATCCTTCCCCACTATTTTGAAAAATACAAAACGGACGGCGTAGAGTACGATATGTACGTGGGGCAGTCTTTATTGAAAAGGGACCGGTTCAGCATGATGCACCTCAGGAACCTGCGCCTTGCTCAACTGATCGACATGTGCGAGGTAACCCGCATAGTCGAGAATATGCAGGGACAACTGCAGGTTCCCCTCCGAACGGCGCAGTTGATCTTTGTCTACAGCACCCCCCTTTCCATCCGCTTCCGGATGGATGAAAAACAGTTCGACGTTGACGGCGCTTACAATGTGCGTTATGAAATCCTGAAGAAACGCATCGACAAATCGCTCATCGAAGGCACCGACGAACGGCTGACCCAGGCGGGCAAAGTAGCTATTGTATACCTCCAGGAAAAGGAACGCCAGGAATATCTTGAATACATCGATTATCTGATTCACGAAGGGTACGTCGCCAATGAAGTGGAGGACCTGCACATCGGCAAACTGCAGGGCGTGCAGGGCCTGCAGGCGCTGCGCATTACGGTGAAGTTGCCAAAGTGA
- a CDS encoding HD domain-containing protein: MAEKTIVAAAERYVTALLKEKLTEDHRYHSLQHTFSVRDAALKLGKSMALAEEELELLDLAALFHDTGFTETYEGHEAVSCQIAQAFLESHGYPEEKIEQVLVLIDATFPSKYPATILEQVIKDADLSNLGSANYFDSLKNLRYEWAVFLNQAYDDKEWYKLNSKFVKEHEYFTPAGKELYGFQSEINRQKLKELRKDHAKPKKDKKEKVEKESSKFGHIASSKSAQMMFKTALRNHLDLSNLADNKANIMLSVNALIITIVMPLAASYVKSNLYLLVPMGTLLATCLLSMIFATLATRPIKMMGYTSRELINSGRSNLFFFGNFYKMTFTEYQEGMQEVVSNDENLEGSIMRDLYYLGHSLGRKYHQLRVCYTIFMWGVIATVAVFGISYALFVF; this comes from the coding sequence ATGGCTGAAAAAACTATTGTCGCTGCGGCCGAGCGCTACGTCACTGCCCTCTTGAAGGAGAAACTCACGGAAGACCACCGCTACCATAGCCTTCAGCACACCTTCAGTGTGCGGGACGCCGCCCTGAAGCTGGGAAAATCGATGGCCCTGGCTGAGGAGGAGCTTGAATTGCTCGACCTGGCCGCGTTGTTTCACGATACCGGCTTTACCGAAACCTACGAAGGCCATGAGGCCGTCAGTTGCCAGATCGCCCAGGCGTTTTTGGAAAGCCATGGTTATCCTGAGGAAAAAATTGAGCAGGTGCTGGTGCTGATCGACGCCACTTTCCCCTCCAAGTATCCCGCCACCATCCTGGAGCAGGTCATCAAAGACGCTGACCTGAGCAATCTGGGGAGCGCCAATTACTTCGATTCTTTGAAGAACCTTCGGTACGAGTGGGCGGTTTTTTTAAACCAGGCTTACGACGACAAAGAGTGGTATAAGTTGAATTCTAAATTCGTGAAAGAACACGAATACTTCACTCCCGCCGGCAAAGAACTGTACGGGTTCCAGTCAGAAATCAACCGCCAGAAACTAAAAGAGCTTCGGAAAGATCATGCGAAACCCAAAAAAGATAAAAAAGAAAAAGTGGAAAAAGAATCTTCCAAATTCGGGCACATCGCCAGCAGCAAAAGTGCTCAGATGATGTTCAAAACCGCCCTGCGCAACCACCTCGACCTGAGCAACCTGGCCGACAACAAGGCGAACATCATGCTCAGCGTCAACGCCCTGATCATCACCATCGTAATGCCGCTGGCAGCTTCCTACGTCAAGAGCAATTTATACCTGCTCGTGCCCATGGGCACTCTGCTGGCTACCTGCCTGCTGTCCATGATATTCGCCACCCTGGCTACCCGCCCTATAAAAATGATGGGTTACACCAGCCGGGAACTCATCAACTCGGGCCGCTCCAACCTCTTTTTCTTTGGCAATTTTTATAAAATGACCTTCACCGAGTACCAGGAAGGCATGCAGGAAGTGGTTTCCAATGATGAAAACCTCGAAGGTTCCATCATGCGCGACCTGTATTACCTGGGCCATTCCCTGGGACGGAAGTACCACCAGTTGCGCGTGTGTTACACCATTTTTATGTGGGGCGTCATCGCAACGGTCGCCGTTTTTGGCATTAGTTATGCCTTGTTCGTCTTCTGA
- a CDS encoding acyl-CoA thioesterase: MDDLSKELKNFPVSVDIDVQWGEMDAAGHVSNVIYLRWFEHARVAYLDSLKYPIVMAGEEEGLPGVILASQDCKYLFPVTYPDTISLGIRVTDMQEDRFTMHCKMFSRRHNRLVAIANAVMVTYDYRRHRKAPIPERLNRGIHSLEEQPAAS, translated from the coding sequence ATGGACGACCTCAGTAAAGAGTTAAAAAATTTCCCTGTATCTGTTGATATTGATGTGCAATGGGGAGAGATGGATGCAGCAGGCCACGTCAGCAATGTCATTTACCTGCGGTGGTTCGAGCACGCCCGGGTGGCCTACCTGGACAGCCTGAAGTACCCCATTGTCATGGCCGGCGAAGAAGAAGGGCTGCCGGGGGTCATCCTGGCGAGCCAGGACTGCAAATACCTTTTCCCGGTAACGTACCCCGACACGATCTCCCTGGGCATACGGGTAACTGATATGCAGGAAGACCGCTTTACGATGCATTGCAAGATGTTTAGCCGGCGGCACAACCGGCTCGTGGCTATTGCCAACGCCGTGATGGTGACCTACGATTACCGCCGGCACCGCAAAGCGCCGATTCCGGAGCGGCTCAACCGGGGCATTCACAGCCTGGAAGAGCAACCGGCGGCGAGCTAA
- a CDS encoding long-chain fatty acid--CoA ligase: MLNLSVVLEDSARRYPDKDAFLFMDTRLSFAQVNAAANQVANGLRSLGIQPGDKVALSCLNLPYFPIIYYGILKAGAAVVPLSVLLKRREIAYHLQDSDAKAYFCFEGTPQLPMGEEGYAGFQEAPSCEHLFLIAGKPGSPSPIDGVKTLGMLMAKQPPTFLTEMTGADDTAVIIYTSGTTGKPKGAELTHSNLMLNAVLSADLVRIQSEDTLLIVLPLFHIFAMTVLLNAGVYRGATSVLLPRFDAEAVLGLMKQHGVSVFAGVPTMYWGLLNYRGDAAAVEAARSKLKICVSGGASLPVEVLRGFEERYRVPIIEGYGMSEGSPVVTFNHQDRERKPGSIGNPVWGVEVMIADEHDKPVPPGEKGQLLYRGHNVMKGYYNRPEANAEALKGGWMHSGDIAIMDEEGYYYIVDRTKDMIIRGGLNVYPREVEEALMEHEAVSLVAVIGVPDEECGEEVKAFIVLKKGMQATEEGIIAWAKERMAAYKYPRRVEFLKELPMSATGKILKKELRQMEAEK, translated from the coding sequence ATGTTGAACCTATCCGTCGTCCTGGAAGACAGCGCCCGGCGCTATCCCGATAAGGACGCTTTCCTGTTTATGGACACCCGCCTGAGTTTTGCCCAGGTGAACGCCGCCGCCAACCAGGTGGCCAACGGCCTGCGCAGCCTGGGCATCCAACCCGGCGACAAGGTGGCGCTCAGTTGCCTCAACCTGCCTTATTTCCCAATCATTTACTACGGCATTCTCAAGGCCGGCGCTGCGGTGGTGCCGTTGAGCGTGCTGCTCAAACGGCGCGAAATAGCCTACCACCTCCAGGATTCCGACGCCAAAGCCTACTTCTGCTTCGAGGGCACGCCCCAACTGCCCATGGGAGAAGAAGGCTACGCCGGTTTCCAGGAGGCGCCTTCCTGCGAGCATCTCTTCCTGATCGCCGGCAAGCCCGGCAGCCCCTCCCCCATCGACGGGGTAAAAACGCTGGGCATGCTCATGGCCAAACAGCCGCCTACCTTCCTCACTGAGATGACCGGCGCGGATGATACCGCAGTCATCATTTACACCTCTGGCACCACCGGCAAACCCAAGGGAGCCGAGCTCACCCATTCCAATCTCATGCTGAACGCCGTGCTCAGTGCCGACCTGGTCAGGATACAAAGCGAAGACACCTTGCTCATCGTGTTGCCGCTGTTCCATATTTTTGCCATGACCGTCCTGCTCAACGCCGGAGTTTACCGGGGCGCCACCAGCGTGTTGTTGCCCCGCTTCGATGCAGAGGCAGTGCTGGGCCTCATGAAGCAACACGGCGTTTCGGTTTTTGCCGGGGTGCCGACCATGTACTGGGGCCTGTTGAATTACCGGGGCGATGCTGCCGCAGTGGAAGCCGCTCGTTCCAAACTAAAAATATGCGTCTCCGGCGGGGCCTCCCTTCCGGTGGAAGTCCTGAGAGGGTTTGAAGAAAGATACCGGGTGCCGATCATCGAAGGCTACGGCATGTCGGAGGGCTCGCCGGTGGTTACCTTCAACCACCAGGACCGGGAGCGCAAACCGGGCTCCATCGGCAACCCCGTATGGGGCGTGGAGGTGATGATCGCCGATGAGCACGACAAACCCGTCCCGCCCGGCGAGAAAGGGCAATTGCTCTACCGGGGGCACAACGTGATGAAAGGCTACTACAACCGCCCGGAGGCCAACGCCGAGGCGCTGAAGGGCGGCTGGATGCACTCCGGCGATATTGCCATCATGGATGAGGAGGGCTATTATTATATCGTAGACCGCACCAAAGACATGATCATCCGCGGCGGCCTCAATGTCTACCCAAGGGAAGTGGAAGAGGCGCTGATGGAACACGAGGCCGTCTCCCTGGTGGCGGTGATCGGCGTGCCGGATGAAGAATGCGGGGAGGAGGTCAAGGCCTTCATCGTCCTGAAAAAAGGAATGCAGGCAACCGAAGAAGGCATCATCGCCTGGGCGAAAGAACGCATGGCTGCATACAAATACCCCCGAAGGGTGGAATTTTTGAAGGAATTGCCGATGAGCGCCACCGGAAAAATCCTGAAAAAGGAATTGCGGCAGATGGAGGCGGAAAAGTGA